In Aphelocoma coerulescens isolate FSJ_1873_10779 chromosome 3, UR_Acoe_1.0, whole genome shotgun sequence, a single window of DNA contains:
- the LOC138107460 gene encoding uncharacterized protein — protein MTENPSAKVKAAFYALLAKHNARPSPGGEEWAQNNWFNLDYVTDRVYSLQHETRFKFGRNKTIICSVLGAYLAAAIDHRLKRCTEEKAIIDSLQSLVEILQKQLDEEKNKNHLLEAALKEEYFRNSKNADSPKETEEKETPHIDQIYPQKELILVKNCGENCCPRVRPLIKTEYNYINDEDFEPHITTKQIPYSAVELARLKKEYGRLPHESETEYVFRVSLTGGDQIQLTEQEASGYWGHGVFLTTGDKRGTWSLTQRAAFWAGGLNPLERGDPLAIIGTPEQLLESVHKAACLQMIHERKLTPGYESPMQLPVKPALMTPLIRGLPESLKPTAIALQKTIAAVGPVERLDRFLGNPSDQTGSTDPGFTPYSTPSQPPGSQSNSPAGDRKVWTWSEVAKDLIDYSRKYGPIKIPEEKLDKTKGVRYIRAPHGEKPENVKQISNRQHWWLLGIKKGVPRDVMDGLPLDKLSKVVSNWHCRKPVLPNPSVQPSAPLLPQNLGSESDQPLPQSLCSEPKQPLPQNQGN, from the coding sequence atgactgaaaaccccAGTGCAAAAGTTAAAGCTGCGTTTTATGCTCTGCTAGCAAAACATAATGCCCGGCCCTCTCCGGGAGGGGAAGAATGGGCTCAAAATAACTGGTTTAATTTGGATTATGTGACTGATAGAGTATATTCTTTACAACATGAGACTAGATTTAAATTTGGCCgaaataaaaccataatctgctctgttttagggGCATACCTTGCGGCAGCCATAGATCATCGCTTAAAGCGATGTACTGAAGAGAAAGCGATCATAGATTCCCTTCAAAGCCtagtggaaattttacaaaaacaattagatgaagaaaaaaataaaaatcacttgctagaggctgctttaaaagaggaatattttagaaattcGAAAAATGCTGACTCaccaaaagagacagaggaaaaggaaactccTCACATTGACCAAATATACCCCCAAAAAGAACTAATACTAGTAAAAAATTGTGGAGAAAACTGCTGCCCTCGTGTGAGAcctctgattaaaactgaatataATTATATCAATGATGAAGATTTTGAACCGCATATCACCACTAAACAAATACCATACAGTGCTGTTGAATTAGCTAGATTAAAAAAGGAGTATGGGCGGCTTCCCCACGAATCTGAGACAGAATATGTCTTCCGAGTGTCTCTCACCGGAGGAGACCAAATTCAATTAACTGAACAGGAGGCCAGTGGATACTGGGGACATGGAGTTTTCTTGACAACAGGAGACAAACGTGGCACGTGGTCCCTGACTCAGCGTGCAGCCTTCTGGGCCGGGGGACTTAATCCTTTAGAAAGGGGAGACCCTTTAGCTATAATTGGTACCCCCGAGCAACTCCTAGAAAGTGTCCACAAAGCTGCCTGTTTGCAAATGAtccatgaaagaaaattaactcctggATATGAATCCCCCATGCAATTACCTGTTAAACCTGCACTGATGACCCCTTTAATTCGAGGCCTTCCAGAATCACTCAAACCTACAGCAATTGCCCTTCAAAAAACCATAGCGGCTGTAGGTCCCGTAGAAAGGCTAGATAGATTCCTTGGAAACCCAAGCGACCAAACTGGATCTACCGATCCTGGGTTTACTCCCTATTCAACCCCCTCTCAGCCGCCAGGTTCACAATCGAATTCACCTGCGGGTGATCGCAAAGTTTGGACATGGAGTGAAGTTGCAAAAGATCTGATTGATTACAGTAGAAAATATGGACCTATaaaaattccagaagaaaaattagaCAAAACAAAAGGTGTCAGGTACATTCGGGCTCCTCATGGCGAAAAGCCAGAGAATGTAAAACAGATCTCTAACCGTCAGCATTGGTGGTTATTAGGCATCAAAAAGGGGGTCCCCAGAGATGTGATGGATGGCTTACCCCTTGATAAATTGAGTAAGGTAGTGTCTAACTGGCACTGCCGAAAACCCGTTCTACCAAATCCATCAGTTCAACCCagtgcacccctcctccctcagaaTCTGGGCAGTGAGTCAGACCAACCACTCCCTCAAAGTCTGTGCAGTGAGCCAAAACAACCTCTCcctcaaaaccagggaaactaG